From a single Sphingosinicellaceae bacterium genomic region:
- a CDS encoding TonB-dependent receptor has product MVDAKHWRKLIRSGISVTALLAGSGVLAQTAVSPTEQPNPGTPVQSGPGQSGDPSDLAVTDPDEIVVRGVRGSLLRSIDTKRDASTIVDAISAEELGKFPNRNVAEALSNIPGVTVGRDGRGEGRSVTVRGLGEDFALTTLNGRILPTDGPDRSFAFDVLPSEVISGAEIQKAAQATQLEGSIGGNIDLRTARPFDHMGNHAAGSIEGQYNEFAKKGGFKASGVVSTTFADGTMGILVSGTYNKYKSRTDNLGEYSSTDTFDIATDPSGQRSIVQVPSGGVIVPYFYSTGYVETERQRWGGSAAYQWKPSDRFEFRLDGIYSNYTDIEHNHRIAVGLTPLADDGSVRWDLNNITVDSNKVVTNYTVQPATIDIVNTDEPRKSITYQIGGHIDWEPVDRLSVAADASYGKATNDTGGQNRFVVAGIPGSKAVISTRAGGLPDLVLTIPNADGTVTDRPLSSATDADVRAHYIGIQGENISDKSIQAKLDLKYDLDLGFLKSFSFGGAFSDRRKDVETIDNQYTTAENFAGYPFPLSAVGGGVLQQPKYTNILPNLTGNFPRAVPTFDIDTYLASLSKAENNPNILNPNTGLPYPTGYATQQVVPDQLASYLIKERTWNAYGQVNFQGEKWRGDIGLRYVNTTVDSLGYGASVASYVVVGAGTANVQFNPIEPIVGGGSYSRLLPSANFAYDLADGLRVRLAASQAISRPTFGQLSSAKDYSAAQSNTPVVSDAGNPNLKPVSADQGDISLEYYPNKSLALTAAVFYKHLTNFVTTRAVPFTLTPTNQVPGAPASFPFTEVQFVNGDSAKVYGLEVGGQYFLKNGFGIQVNATYNHSRAVREGAPTTDLQDAVPFSANAKIFYEAHGIDASVSYQYQSRFVSSLASYIDSLAIKQSPYHELAASISYDILPSLTVYAQGSNLLDSATKRYSTYSNVPAFYEYTGRALFFGVRARL; this is encoded by the coding sequence GCCGAAGAACTCGGCAAGTTTCCCAACCGCAACGTCGCCGAAGCGCTGTCGAACATCCCCGGCGTCACGGTCGGCCGCGACGGTCGCGGTGAAGGCCGCAGCGTCACCGTCCGCGGCCTCGGCGAAGACTTCGCCCTGACCACGCTCAACGGCCGCATCCTGCCGACCGACGGGCCCGACCGCTCCTTCGCCTTCGACGTACTGCCGTCCGAAGTCATCTCCGGCGCCGAGATCCAGAAGGCCGCGCAGGCAACTCAGCTCGAAGGCAGCATCGGCGGCAACATCGACCTTCGCACCGCGCGCCCCTTCGACCATATGGGCAACCACGCCGCCGGGTCGATCGAGGGCCAGTACAACGAGTTCGCCAAGAAGGGCGGCTTCAAGGCCTCGGGCGTCGTCAGCACAACCTTCGCCGACGGCACCATGGGTATCCTGGTGTCCGGAACCTACAACAAGTACAAGTCGCGGACCGACAATCTCGGCGAATACTCGAGCACCGACACGTTCGATATCGCCACCGACCCGAGCGGTCAGCGCAGCATTGTCCAGGTGCCAAGCGGCGGTGTCATCGTTCCCTATTTCTACAGCACCGGCTATGTCGAGACCGAGCGCCAGCGCTGGGGCGGTTCCGCGGCCTATCAGTGGAAGCCTTCCGATCGCTTCGAATTCCGCCTAGACGGCATCTACAGCAACTACACCGACATCGAACACAATCACCGCATCGCCGTCGGCCTGACGCCGCTCGCCGACGACGGCAGCGTGCGGTGGGATCTCAACAACATCACGGTCGATTCCAACAAGGTCGTAACCAACTATACGGTTCAGCCGGCGACCATCGATATCGTCAACACCGACGAGCCGCGCAAGTCGATCACCTATCAGATCGGCGGCCATATCGACTGGGAGCCGGTGGACCGGCTCAGCGTCGCGGCCGACGCATCGTACGGCAAGGCGACAAACGACACCGGTGGCCAGAACCGCTTTGTCGTCGCGGGCATCCCGGGCTCCAAGGCCGTGATCTCGACCCGCGCTGGTGGCTTGCCCGACTTGGTGCTGACCATCCCGAACGCCGATGGAACGGTCACCGACCGGCCCCTGTCCTCGGCTACCGATGCCGACGTCCGTGCGCACTATATCGGCATCCAGGGCGAGAACATCTCTGACAAGAGCATCCAGGCCAAGCTTGACCTGAAATACGATCTCGACCTCGGCTTCCTTAAGTCGTTCAGCTTTGGCGGCGCCTTTTCGGATCGCCGTAAGGACGTCGAGACTATCGACAATCAGTATACCACCGCCGAGAACTTCGCCGGCTATCCGTTTCCATTATCCGCAGTCGGCGGTGGCGTGCTGCAGCAGCCGAAATACACCAACATCCTGCCGAACCTGACGGGCAATTTTCCACGCGCCGTCCCGACGTTCGACATCGATACCTACCTGGCGTCACTGTCGAAGGCCGAGAACAATCCCAATATCCTGAATCCCAATACCGGCCTGCCCTACCCCACCGGCTACGCGACCCAACAGGTCGTTCCCGATCAGCTGGCTTCCTACCTGATCAAGGAACGGACGTGGAACGCCTATGGCCAGGTCAACTTCCAAGGTGAGAAGTGGCGGGGCGACATCGGCCTGCGCTACGTCAACACGACGGTCGACTCGCTCGGCTACGGCGCTTCGGTCGCCAGCTATGTCGTCGTCGGCGCGGGTACGGCGAACGTCCAGTTCAATCCGATCGAGCCGATCGTCGGCGGCGGCAGCTATTCCCGCCTGCTGCCATCGGCCAACTTCGCTTACGACCTCGCCGATGGGCTGCGGGTCCGTCTTGCCGCCTCGCAGGCGATCTCGCGGCCGACCTTCGGCCAGCTTTCCTCGGCCAAGGACTATTCGGCAGCCCAGTCCAATACGCCGGTCGTCAGCGATGCGGGCAATCCGAACCTGAAGCCGGTTTCGGCCGACCAGGGTGACATCTCGCTGGAATACTACCCGAACAAGAGCCTCGCACTCACCGCGGCGGTTTTCTACAAGCACCTGACCAACTTCGTGACGACACGGGCAGTGCCGTTCACCTTGACGCCAACCAACCAAGTTCCCGGCGCCCCGGCCAGCTTCCCGTTCACCGAAGTACAGTTCGTCAACGGCGATAGTGCCAAGGTCTATGGCCTCGAGGTCGGCGGCCAGTATTTCCTGAAGAACGGCTTCGGCATCCAGGTCAACGCCACCTACAACCACTCGCGGGCGGTGCGCGAAGGCGCGCCGACCACCGACTTGCAGGACGCCGTGCCGTTCTCGGCGAATGCCAAGATCTTCTACGAGGCCCACGGCATCGATGCCTCGGTGTCGTACCAGTACCAGTCGCGTTTCGTGTCGTCACTGGCCAGTTACATCGACAGTCTGGCGATCAAGCAGTCGCCGTATCACGAGCTCGCGGCGAGCATCTCCTATGATATCCTGCCGTCGTTGACTGTCTATGCTCAGGGGTCGAACCTGCTCGACTCCGCGACCAAGCGCTACTCCACCTATAGCAACGTCCCGGCGTTCTACGAATATACGGGGCGTGCGCTATTCTTCGGGGTCCGCGCAAGGCTTTAG
- a CDS encoding DUF4880 domain-containing protein, producing MNLSSGDATEADAEALEAWRTADPTHDLAFRQLAGMRPVARALKRAPVVDRRGVLAAGGAMVAGGIAFGMARPPLGLWPSYAELMADRRTGVGERLAFAPGVGVNIELNTRTSVSLHDAGGTLGLIDGEAFVAIDRATPFGVTAGRARLLATRAAFDVQFLGADVRVTCISGGVLCRHDGVTSAVRPDQQLTLTADGRSARAAVVSARAVGWRQGYLAFEATPLAEVVAQINRYRATPILLTDAALSQRPVSGVFYTDQLEAALNQLQQLLALRLHHLPGGVVLIS from the coding sequence GTGAACCTGTCGTCGGGCGACGCTACCGAAGCCGATGCCGAAGCGCTTGAAGCGTGGCGCACCGCAGATCCGACGCACGACCTGGCCTTTCGGCAACTGGCGGGGATGCGCCCGGTGGCGCGCGCCCTCAAGCGAGCCCCTGTTGTCGACCGCCGCGGCGTGCTCGCGGCAGGCGGTGCCATGGTCGCCGGCGGCATCGCGTTTGGCATGGCGCGACCGCCGCTCGGCCTCTGGCCATCCTACGCCGAACTGATGGCCGATCGCCGCACCGGCGTCGGCGAGCGCCTGGCCTTTGCTCCAGGCGTCGGCGTCAACATCGAATTGAACACGCGGACCAGCGTGTCGCTGCACGACGCGGGAGGCACGCTCGGTCTGATCGACGGCGAGGCCTTCGTAGCGATCGACCGGGCCACGCCGTTCGGCGTGACCGCCGGGCGCGCCCGACTGCTGGCGACCCGAGCCGCGTTCGACGTGCAGTTTCTGGGGGCTGATGTGCGCGTAACCTGTATCTCCGGTGGGGTCCTGTGCCGGCACGACGGGGTCACCTCGGCGGTGAGGCCGGACCAACAGCTCACCTTGACCGCCGATGGCCGTAGCGCGCGCGCGGCGGTCGTGTCGGCCCGAGCCGTCGGCTGGCGACAGGGCTATCTGGCGTTCGAGGCGACGCCGCTGGCCGAGGTCGTCGCGCAGATCAATCGGTACCGCGCGACCCCGATCCTGCTGACGGACGCGGCCTTGTCGCAACGACCGGTCAGCGGCGTGTTTTATACCGACCAGCTCGAAGCGGCCCTTAACCAGCTCCAGCAACTGCTCGCGCTGCGCCTGCATCATCTGCCGGGCGGCGTCGTCCTGATTAGCTAG
- a CDS encoding STN domain-containing protein, producing MAVHVSTNDRGWGVVAAGAVLLASQIAPGVSPVAAQASAPIVEYSFDIAAQPLNLALANFARKARVSIAYESELAVRRRSVAIRGRYTVQIALRALLAGTGLDARFTGPASAIVYPGGSAPPPTTLPGRLPSLRLDLAEVRAPLTIGTPVRHAALDYARRAQGEIRTMLNTDPAFSRRSVQLRIAIGIDPAGRIEHVDVIRKSADTAPVDDLPEALTGRQLSTPPPPELEQPMRFDVTTGSLGSFG from the coding sequence ATGGCAGTCCACGTGTCCACGAACGACCGGGGCTGGGGCGTCGTGGCGGCCGGCGCGGTGCTGCTCGCTAGCCAGATCGCGCCGGGCGTATCGCCGGTCGCAGCGCAGGCCAGCGCGCCGATCGTCGAGTACTCCTTCGATATCGCTGCCCAGCCGCTCAATCTGGCGCTGGCGAATTTCGCCAGGAAGGCGCGGGTCAGCATCGCCTACGAAAGCGAGTTGGCCGTGCGTCGGCGGTCGGTCGCGATCCGGGGTCGCTATACCGTGCAGATCGCGCTGCGGGCGCTGCTTGCCGGGACCGGCCTCGACGCACGCTTCACGGGTCCGGCCTCCGCCATTGTCTATCCGGGCGGCAGCGCACCGCCCCCGACGACCTTGCCGGGCCGGCTGCCTTCGCTGCGGCTCGATCTGGCCGAGGTCCGCGCGCCGCTGACGATCGGCACCCCGGTCCGGCATGCTGCTCTCGACTATGCGCGGCGCGCACAGGGCGAAATTCGAACCATGTTGAATACCGATCCGGCGTTCAGTCGCCGCAGTGTGCAGCTCCGCATCGCCATCGGGATCGACCCTGCGGGACGCATCGAGCACGTCGACGTCATTCGGAAAAGCGCTGATACAGCGCCAGTCGACGACCTGCCCGAGGCGCTCACCGGGCGGCAGCTGTCCACGCCGCCACCACCGGAGCTCGAACAGCCGATGCGCTTCGACGTCACGACCGGCAGCCTCGGCAGCTTCGGTTGA
- a CDS encoding DUF2341 domain-containing protein, with translation MSLSERLKRGLLTGALAATTALSFAAPAHAWWQGDYAYRTRINLDATAAGVATEVVRAPILVRLHQGNFSFADVKPDGSDLRFVGGDDRTPLKFSIERWDPQAQQALVWVDVTAIKSGARSAIYAYYGNKTAKPGQDPAGTFNGYRAVYHFDGSELHDATVNNVAAGGGAGTTPGLIGQGLKLDGTTPATIAAAAFPGGPLGVSLWVKPGAAAGHLLDVPGSAALVLEGGRLFLEANGKRSAGAPLPAGTWAHVALSNDGAKTLLYVNGQPAGEVAGALPAATGPAAIGTGFTGTVDELRVSAGALSQGATQLATASEGQTSKLLSFDTAEQTEGPGHNYFGILFAALTPDAWVVIGILGIMLAIAVWVMITKGLLVGRVGAANDDFLDAYQRQAKRSTGHDGLPAFDPGAGAASSTLGRLYQIGRRELADRLAEGRASDSRFAIRAQSIAAIRSALDAAQVRESQRINKQMVLLTIAISGGPFIGLLGTVLGVMITFASVAAAGEVNINAIAPGIAAALLATVAGLAVAIPALFGYNYLLSRVEEITAENQIFVDELEKRIAETWQDIAATPAMLAAE, from the coding sequence ATGTCTTTGTCCGAACGCCTTAAGCGGGGCCTCCTGACGGGGGCGCTGGCCGCCACGACGGCGCTGAGTTTTGCCGCGCCCGCACACGCCTGGTGGCAGGGCGACTATGCCTATCGCACCCGGATCAACCTCGATGCAACGGCGGCCGGCGTCGCCACCGAGGTCGTGCGCGCGCCGATCCTCGTCCGGCTGCACCAGGGCAACTTCAGCTTCGCGGACGTGAAGCCGGACGGCTCCGACCTGCGCTTCGTCGGCGGTGACGACCGCACGCCGCTCAAGTTCAGCATCGAGCGCTGGGACCCACAGGCGCAGCAGGCGCTGGTCTGGGTCGACGTGACCGCGATCAAGTCCGGCGCGCGGTCGGCGATCTATGCCTATTACGGCAACAAGACCGCCAAGCCCGGCCAGGACCCGGCCGGGACCTTCAACGGCTACCGCGCGGTCTATCACTTCGACGGCAGCGAGTTGCACGACGCGACCGTCAACAACGTCGCCGCCGGCGGTGGTGCGGGGACCACGCCCGGGCTGATCGGCCAGGGGCTGAAGCTCGATGGCACGACCCCGGCGACGATCGCCGCTGCTGCCTTCCCGGGCGGTCCGCTCGGCGTTTCGCTGTGGGTCAAGCCAGGAGCCGCCGCCGGCCACCTGCTCGACGTGCCGGGCAGCGCCGCGCTGGTGCTGGAGGGCGGCCGCCTGTTCCTCGAGGCGAACGGAAAGCGCAGCGCCGGGGCACCGCTCCCGGCCGGCACCTGGGCGCATGTCGCGCTGTCGAACGACGGCGCGAAGACCCTGCTCTATGTCAACGGCCAGCCCGCCGGCGAGGTCGCGGGCGCATTGCCGGCCGCGACCGGACCCGCCGCCATCGGCACCGGCTTCACCGGGACCGTCGACGAACTGCGGGTCTCGGCCGGTGCGCTGTCACAAGGCGCCACTCAGCTCGCCACCGCCAGCGAGGGGCAGACGTCGAAGCTTCTGAGCTTCGACACCGCCGAGCAGACTGAAGGCCCGGGCCACAACTACTTCGGCATCCTGTTCGCGGCGCTGACCCCCGATGCGTGGGTGGTCATCGGCATCCTCGGCATCATGCTGGCGATCGCGGTCTGGGTGATGATCACCAAGGGCCTGCTGGTCGGCCGCGTCGGGGCCGCCAACGACGACTTCCTCGACGCCTACCAGCGCCAGGCCAAGCGCAGCACCGGCCATGACGGCCTGCCGGCGTTCGACCCCGGCGCCGGGGCGGCGAGCTCCACGCTCGGCCGCCTCTACCAGATCGGCCGGCGCGAACTCGCCGACCGCCTTGCGGAGGGCCGCGCGTCGGACTCGCGCTTCGCGATCCGGGCGCAGTCGATCGCGGCAATCCGCTCGGCACTCGATGCTGCGCAGGTCCGCGAGAGCCAGCGCATCAACAAGCAGATGGTGCTGCTGACCATCGCCATCTCGGGCGGGCCGTTCATCGGGCTGCTCGGCACGGTGCTCGGCGTGATGATCACCTTCGCCAGCGTCGCGGCGGCGGGCGAGGTCAACATCAATGCGATCGCGCCGGGCATTGCCGCCGCGCTGCTGGCGACGGTGGCCGGCCTGGCGGTCGCGATCCCCGCGCTGTTCGGCTACAACTACCTGCTCAGCCGGGTCGAGGAGATCACCGCGGAAAACCAGATCTTCGTCGACGAGCTGGAAAAGCGCATCGCCGAGACGTGGCAGGACATCGCCGCCACTCCCGCCATGCTCGCCGCCGAGTAA
- a CDS encoding energy transducer TonB: MISQWDPSRLAVLFLSVSAHLALGYALLTAIERSQPIVSHPAAAGSLKVFALLPIVEQTPGETAAAAALDPVVEKTQSRERLQVASAAPLQTATSDHSAPGTIGDRGTIVTAVTPTVREIADIPSAETAAFRLLLQAHLAHYRIYPVAAQHAGDQGVVVLHFVLDREGRVTEPWIESSSGAVAIDREALDAVARAQPLPRLPVDWPARIDISLPVAFNLG, from the coding sequence ATGATTAGCCAGTGGGACCCGTCCCGGCTCGCTGTGCTCTTCCTGTCGGTGTCGGCACATCTGGCGCTCGGTTATGCGCTGCTGACCGCCATCGAGCGCTCCCAACCGATCGTCAGCCACCCGGCCGCCGCCGGTTCGCTCAAGGTCTTCGCGCTGCTGCCCATCGTGGAGCAGACGCCTGGCGAAACCGCGGCCGCCGCAGCCCTCGACCCTGTGGTGGAGAAAACGCAGTCTCGCGAGCGTCTGCAGGTCGCATCCGCCGCGCCGCTGCAGACCGCGACCAGCGACCACTCGGCTCCCGGCACGATCGGCGATCGTGGCACAATCGTGACAGCGGTCACCCCGACCGTGCGCGAGATTGCCGACATCCCAAGCGCCGAGACCGCCGCCTTTCGCCTCCTGCTGCAGGCGCATCTTGCCCATTACCGGATCTATCCCGTTGCGGCCCAACATGCCGGCGATCAGGGCGTTGTGGTGCTGCACTTCGTCCTCGATCGTGAGGGACGGGTGACGGAGCCGTGGATCGAATCGAGCTCCGGTGCCGTCGCCATCGATCGCGAGGCGCTGGACGCCGTGGCGCGGGCGCAGCCGTTGCCGCGGCTACCGGTCGACTGGCCGGCCAGGATCGATATCAGCCTGCCGGTGGCGTTCAACCTCGGTTGA
- a CDS encoding TetR/AcrR family transcriptional regulator has product MSTSEAILLAARNSVQAHGYGGLNFRDLAANVGIKAASIYHHFPSKADLGAAVARRYWETSVADLDALLAETSGPKAALRRYPDSFRRSLERENRLCLGSFMSAEYDDIPELVKTEVQAFADVNVAWLDRRLVEASIVGPAKSKDRARAIFAAVSGAQLMARSRSDIALFDTLIDNFRAVELLPS; this is encoded by the coding sequence ATGAGCACGAGTGAGGCGATCTTGCTGGCAGCACGGAACAGCGTACAAGCGCACGGATATGGCGGTCTGAACTTCCGCGATCTCGCCGCTAACGTCGGCATCAAGGCGGCGAGCATCTACCACCACTTCCCGAGCAAAGCTGACCTCGGTGCGGCAGTAGCAAGACGCTACTGGGAAACCAGCGTCGCTGATCTCGACGCCCTGCTGGCGGAAACATCTGGTCCGAAAGCGGCCCTGCGTAGATATCCCGATAGTTTCCGCCGGTCCCTGGAGCGCGAGAATCGGCTTTGCCTGGGCAGCTTCATGTCCGCTGAATATGACGACATTCCGGAGTTGGTGAAGACGGAAGTTCAAGCTTTCGCAGATGTCAATGTGGCGTGGCTCGATCGGCGCCTGGTCGAGGCGAGCATTGTCGGTCCCGCGAAAAGCAAGGATCGGGCGCGCGCTATTTTCGCGGCTGTCTCCGGAGCGCAGCTTATGGCCAGAAGCCGGTCGGACATCGCTCTGTTCGATACGCTGATCGACAACTTTCGTGCCGTTGAGCTCCTGCCATCATAG
- a CDS encoding ShlB/FhaC/HecB family hemolysin secretion/activation protein, with protein sequence MIHRISLLAPVARAVLLVTAGLAAPVLAQSAAPVPPAPPAAVAAATFDVLAIAVSGNTVLPPAEVEALVYPSMGPGKTATDIEVARAALQAAFEKRGYATVSVIIPEQSVDSGTIQLEVQAQAIGTVTVAGGKRTTADWVLKRAPSLAAGTVPDFTAVQRDIVGLNRSADRKVSPAVTAGVAPGTVDVVLNVADKLPLHGTLEVNNFSSVATSDLRVAASLRYDDLWGRGDSISVSAQTAPRRSKDGTVVSGNYLARVGGIQLMAYGVYSDSDIAVVGGTSVIGRGTIFGGRAIVPLSQSAGFYQSLTAGLDWKKFKEDVRLGADRDSAPIEYFPVTVGWRGDWTGDRVQSNAGLTTVFGVRGAGDDAVRFDYKRYGAKPNFFIVKAELGQTRTLGDFEVYAHAGAQWSPDPLISNEGFSLGGMESVRGLYESEALGDWGIAAQSELRLPELSSLFGTAGGAGKPVGSLRVVLFADGGTAGIHRPLAGQERRWTLGSTGVGVRFKVFNYLNGAGDFGTPLVDGPDSRSGSLFARFRIWGEF encoded by the coding sequence ATGATTCATAGAATAAGCCTGCTCGCGCCGGTCGCTCGCGCCGTCTTGCTGGTGACGGCCGGGCTGGCAGCGCCGGTGCTTGCGCAGTCAGCGGCGCCGGTGCCGCCGGCGCCGCCGGCTGCGGTTGCGGCAGCGACGTTCGACGTGTTGGCGATTGCTGTGAGTGGCAACACGGTGTTGCCCCCGGCGGAGGTCGAGGCGCTGGTCTATCCATCGATGGGTCCGGGCAAGACCGCGACGGACATCGAGGTAGCGCGCGCGGCGTTGCAGGCGGCGTTCGAGAAGCGCGGCTATGCGACGGTATCGGTGATAATTCCCGAGCAGTCGGTGGACAGCGGCACCATCCAGCTCGAGGTGCAGGCGCAGGCGATCGGCACCGTGACCGTGGCCGGGGGCAAGCGGACGACCGCGGACTGGGTGCTGAAGCGGGCGCCCTCGCTGGCGGCGGGGACGGTGCCCGACTTCACCGCGGTGCAGCGCGATATCGTCGGGTTGAACCGCTCGGCGGACCGCAAGGTCAGCCCGGCGGTCACGGCGGGCGTGGCGCCGGGCACGGTCGACGTGGTGCTGAACGTCGCGGACAAATTGCCCCTGCACGGCACCCTTGAGGTCAACAACTTCAGCTCGGTAGCGACCAGTGACCTGCGGGTCGCGGCGTCGCTGCGCTACGACGACCTATGGGGGCGCGGCGACAGCATCTCCGTCTCGGCGCAGACCGCGCCGCGCCGTTCCAAGGACGGCACCGTGGTGTCGGGCAATTACCTGGCGCGGGTCGGCGGCATCCAGCTGATGGCCTACGGGGTCTATTCGGACAGCGATATCGCGGTCGTCGGCGGCACCAGCGTCATCGGCCGAGGCACCATCTTCGGCGGCCGTGCCATCGTGCCGCTGAGCCAGAGCGCGGGCTTCTACCAGAGCCTGACCGCGGGCCTCGACTGGAAGAAATTCAAGGAAGACGTCCGGCTCGGCGCCGACCGCGATTCCGCGCCGATCGAGTATTTCCCGGTGACGGTCGGCTGGCGCGGCGACTGGACCGGCGACCGGGTGCAGTCGAACGCCGGCCTGACGACGGTCTTCGGCGTGCGCGGGGCCGGCGACGATGCGGTGCGGTTCGACTACAAGCGCTACGGCGCCAAGCCCAATTTCTTCATCGTCAAGGCTGAACTCGGGCAGACCCGGACGCTGGGCGACTTCGAGGTCTACGCCCACGCCGGCGCGCAATGGTCTCCCGACCCGCTGATCTCCAACGAGGGCTTTTCGCTCGGCGGCATGGAAAGCGTGCGCGGGCTGTACGAGTCCGAGGCACTCGGCGACTGGGGGATCGCGGCGCAGTCCGAGCTTCGCCTGCCCGAGCTGTCGTCGCTGTTCGGGACCGCGGGCGGCGCCGGCAAGCCGGTCGGGTCGCTGCGGGTCGTGCTGTTCGCCGACGGCGGTACGGCGGGCATCCACCGGCCACTCGCCGGGCAGGAGCGGCGCTGGACACTTGGCTCCACCGGGGTCGGCGTCCGCTTCAAGGTCTTCAACTATCTCAACGGCGCCGGCGACTTCGGCACGCCGCTGGTCGACGGCCCGGACTCCCGGTCCGGCTCGCTTTTTGCTCGATTCCGTATCTGGGGGGAATTTTAA
- a CDS encoding amidase, translating to MANDITFYDATKLAELVRTKDISPVEIVQAHLDRIADADPRINAIVTVAEGVLKAAKVAEAAVLAGEELGPLHGVPFTAKDSIDTAGVLTQRGSPIFKGRRPDVDATSVARLKKAGGILLAKTNLPEFSYWIESDNLLSGRSNNPWDLTRTPGGSSGGESAAIAAGMSPLGLGTDLAISVRGPAAQTGITSMKATHGRVPMTGIWPRAPRRFWHVGPMARSVRDIALAFSQLVGPDGKDAFATSTVPFDAGIGRQPSRPLRVGWMVGPGFGPVDPEVAATVKAAADALANIGVHEQGRVADQRADHRQLAGGIDDPPCRIAAGGRQPGPRPSSHAVAAGLLWTAVCRSKAARRRD from the coding sequence ATGGCCAACGACATCACCTTTTACGACGCGACGAAGCTGGCCGAGTTAGTGCGCACCAAGGACATTTCCCCAGTCGAAATAGTCCAAGCCCATCTGGATCGAATTGCGGATGCAGATCCCAGGATCAACGCGATCGTCACTGTCGCCGAGGGTGTTCTCAAAGCCGCAAAGGTGGCCGAAGCGGCAGTGCTGGCGGGTGAAGAGCTCGGCCCGCTGCACGGTGTCCCGTTCACAGCGAAGGACTCGATCGACACGGCCGGCGTGCTGACCCAGCGTGGCTCTCCGATCTTCAAGGGCCGTCGCCCCGATGTCGACGCGACCAGCGTAGCGCGCCTGAAGAAGGCTGGCGGCATCCTGCTCGCGAAGACGAACCTTCCGGAATTTTCCTACTGGATCGAGAGTGATAATTTGCTCTCCGGTCGCTCGAACAACCCTTGGGATCTGACCCGCACGCCGGGCGGTTCGAGCGGAGGTGAATCAGCCGCGATCGCCGCTGGCATGTCTCCACTCGGGCTTGGCACCGATCTTGCCATTTCCGTGCGCGGCCCGGCGGCCCAGACGGGCATCACGTCGATGAAGGCGACCCATGGCCGCGTCCCCATGACCGGCATCTGGCCGCGTGCGCCGCGTCGCTTCTGGCATGTCGGGCCGATGGCCCGCTCGGTGAGGGATATCGCTCTCGCTTTCTCTCAATTGGTCGGGCCGGACGGCAAGGATGCGTTTGCAACCAGTACCGTCCCGTTCGACGCCGGCATCGGCCGCCAACCTTCCCGCCCCCTCCGGGTGGGTTGGATGGTCGGACCCGGGTTCGGACCGGTCGATCCCGAGGTCGCGGCGACTGTGAAAGCGGCGGCGGACGCACTCGCGAACATCGGCGTGCACGAGCAAGGAAGGGTTGCCGATCAGCGTGCAGATCACCGGCAGCTGGCAGGCGGAATCGACGATCCTCCATGTCGCATCGCTGCTGGAGGGCGTCAGCCAGGTCCGCGACCTTCGTCCCACGCTGTAGCAGCCGGTCTGCTCTGGACTGCTGTTTGCAGGTCCAAGGCGGCGCGTCGGCGTGATTGA
- a CDS encoding sigma-70 family RNA polymerase sigma factor: MRAVLRNTLVDGYDQLRKRLTARLGSIDLAGEALHETWLRLQDGPALAPVDNQQAYLFRAALNNASKLGAAQRRVLGTGDIDDLLSIADDAPGPERIAIARNEIAHLRRTLHGLTRRQREIFLESFTGDATHAELADRYGVTIRTVQSDLRQALIHVARGMAGNDRFAIGTLRVSRK, from the coding sequence GTGCGGGCGGTCCTGCGCAATACGCTGGTCGACGGATACGATCAGCTGCGCAAACGGCTGACCGCGCGGCTCGGTTCGATCGATCTGGCGGGCGAGGCACTGCACGAGACCTGGTTGCGGCTGCAGGATGGCCCGGCCTTGGCACCGGTCGACAATCAGCAGGCTTATCTTTTTCGAGCCGCGCTGAACAACGCCTCGAAACTCGGTGCCGCCCAGCGTCGCGTGCTCGGTACTGGCGACATCGATGATCTTCTGTCGATCGCCGACGACGCGCCGGGGCCGGAGCGTATCGCCATCGCCCGCAACGAAATCGCTCATCTGCGCCGGACCTTGCATGGCCTGACTCGGCGTCAGCGCGAGATTTTCCTAGAAAGTTTTACCGGCGACGCCACTCATGCCGAACTCGCTGACCGGTACGGAGTTACGATACGGACGGTACAAAGTGATTTGCGTCAGGCGCTAATTCACGTCGCGCGCGGCATGGCCGGGAATGATCGCTTCGCGATTGGGACTCTCAGAGTATCTAGGAAGTGA